The Deinococcus metalli genome includes a window with the following:
- a CDS encoding ABC transporter ATP-binding protein, translating into MSAALLSVRDLNVRIPTPTGTLHAVRGVSFDVQPGEVLGLVGESGSGKSVTLRALTGLHRPPITMTGDVVYGGENLLSAGEARLRRVRGGQIGMIFQEPMSALNPVLTVGEQIVENLRAHRGLRGGAAQDRAAQLLDLTGIPSPRARLSDYPHQFSGGMRQRAMIAIALASEPKLLLADEPTTALDVTIQDQILRLLLQLREELHMGIILVTHDLGVVAQTCDRVAVMYGGRLMETAPVRDLFAQPRHAYTLGLLRSLPGAEAQRTPLVPIPGGPPNLRHLPQGCAFAPRCTYATDACVGAEPPLVDIAPERTSACVHAAELPSTRERVEVSA; encoded by the coding sequence GTGAGCGCCGCCCTGCTGAGCGTGCGCGACCTGAATGTCCGCATTCCCACGCCGACCGGCACGCTGCACGCGGTGCGCGGCGTGAGCTTCGACGTGCAGCCGGGCGAGGTGCTGGGCCTGGTCGGGGAGTCCGGCAGCGGCAAGAGCGTCACGCTGCGCGCCCTGACCGGCCTGCACCGGCCGCCCATCACCATGACCGGCGACGTCGTGTACGGCGGCGAGAACCTGCTGAGTGCGGGCGAGGCGCGGCTGCGCCGGGTGCGCGGCGGCCAGATCGGCATGATCTTCCAGGAACCCATGAGCGCCCTGAATCCGGTGCTCACGGTGGGCGAGCAGATCGTGGAGAACCTGCGGGCGCACCGGGGCCTGCGCGGCGGGGCGGCCCAGGACCGCGCGGCGCAGCTCCTCGACCTGACCGGCATTCCCAGCCCGCGCGCGCGGCTGTCGGACTACCCACACCAGTTCTCGGGCGGCATGCGCCAGCGCGCCATGATCGCCATCGCGCTGGCCTCCGAGCCGAAGCTGCTGCTGGCCGACGAACCCACCACCGCGCTCGACGTGACCATCCAGGACCAGATCCTGCGCCTGCTGCTGCAGCTGCGCGAGGAACTGCACATGGGCATCATCCTGGTCACGCACGACCTGGGGGTGGTCGCGCAGACCTGCGACCGCGTGGCCGTGATGTACGGCGGCCGGCTGATGGAAACGGCCCCGGTGCGGGACCTGTTCGCGCAGCCGCGGCACGCCTACACGCTGGGCCTGCTGCGCAGCCTGCCGGGCGCGGAGGCGCAGCGCACACCGCTGGTGCCGATCCCCGGCGGCCCGCCGAACCTGCGCCACCTGCCGCAGGGCTGCGCGTTCGCGCCGCGCTGCACCTACGCCACGGACGCGTGCGTGGGCGCCGAGCCGCCGCTGGTGGACATCGCCCCGGAGCGGACGAGCGCGTGCGTGCACGCGGCCGAACTGCCGTCCACCCGTGAACGCGTGGAGGTGAGCGCATGA
- a CDS encoding ABC transporter permease, with protein sequence MTAVAAPATAPARTRRWPKPTLLIGLVLLLLLILAALFPAALAPHSPTDFDYNAILQGPTAKHPFGTDNFGRDVLSRVIYGTRVDLQIALFTTLFPFIFGTLLGALTGFLGRWADALVGRIADLVVVFPFLVLVIAIVAVLGPGLTNMYVAVSAVGWVSYWRLTRGQVMSEKKAEYAQAGRVLGYSPARILLRHLLPNAVTPAIVYLMTDMSLGILLGASLGYLGLGAQPPTPEWGVMVADGKNFMATAWWISTFPGLALTVAGVTFSLIGDGLADALRPRS encoded by the coding sequence GTGACGGCCGTCGCCGCTCCGGCCACCGCGCCCGCCCGCACCCGGCGCTGGCCCAAACCCACGCTGCTGATCGGGCTGGTGCTGCTGCTGCTGCTGATTCTCGCAGCGCTGTTCCCGGCCGCACTCGCGCCGCACAGCCCCACCGATTTCGACTACAACGCCATCTTGCAGGGCCCCACCGCCAAGCATCCCTTCGGCACCGACAACTTCGGGCGCGACGTGCTGAGCCGCGTGATCTACGGCACCCGCGTGGACCTGCAGATCGCGCTGTTCACCACCCTCTTCCCCTTCATCTTCGGCACGCTGCTGGGCGCGCTGACCGGCTTCCTGGGCCGCTGGGCGGACGCCCTGGTCGGCCGGATCGCGGACCTGGTCGTGGTCTTCCCGTTCCTGGTGCTGGTCATCGCCATCGTGGCGGTGCTGGGGCCGGGCCTGACCAACATGTACGTGGCGGTCAGCGCGGTCGGGTGGGTGTCGTACTGGCGCCTGACGCGCGGGCAGGTCATGAGCGAGAAGAAGGCCGAGTACGCGCAGGCCGGGCGGGTGCTGGGCTACTCGCCCGCGCGCATCCTGCTGCGGCACCTGCTGCCGAACGCGGTCACGCCGGCCATCGTGTATCTCATGACCGACATGAGCCTGGGCATCCTGCTGGGCGCGTCTTTGGGCTACCTGGGCCTGGGCGCGCAGCCGCCCACCCCGGAGTGGGGCGTGATGGTCGCGGACGGCAAGAACTTCATGGCGACCGCGTGGTGGATCTCGACCTTCCCGGGCCTGGCCCTGACCGTGGCCGGCGTGACGTTCTCACTGATCGGCGACGGACTGGCCGACGCGCTGAGGCCCCGCTCGTGA
- a CDS encoding ABC transporter permease produces the protein MSNSYVLRRLLQIIPTFLAVMLLVFLLVRLLPGDPASAVLGDRATAEIVERTNRDLGLDKPLPVQFLIFVQHLLRGDLGDSISLKVPVLRLIGERLPITLFLTVYAAVLGTLLAVPLAVLAAVRRNTWVDAVIRAVFQVGLSLPVFYVALQLLTLLGARLGWFPIGGYGVTFGDHLYHLFLPALTLGLNLAAVLVRTLRASVIEVLTAEYVEFARAKGMATRVIMLRHVLRNALISTVTLLGLNIGALIGGAVITETVFAIPGVGRLMVDAIFGRDYPVIQGLTLTFAVLVSLVFLATDLLHARLDPRTELS, from the coding sequence ATGTCCAACTCCTACGTTCTGAGGCGCCTGCTGCAGATCATCCCCACGTTCCTGGCGGTGATGCTGCTGGTGTTCCTGCTGGTGCGGCTGCTGCCGGGCGATCCGGCCAGCGCGGTGCTGGGTGACCGCGCCACGGCCGAGATCGTGGAGCGCACCAACCGCGACCTGGGCCTGGACAAGCCGCTGCCGGTGCAGTTCCTGATCTTCGTGCAGCACCTGCTGCGCGGCGACCTGGGCGACTCGATCAGCCTGAAGGTGCCGGTGCTGCGCTTGATCGGGGAGAGGCTGCCGATCACGCTGTTCCTGACCGTGTACGCGGCGGTGCTGGGCACGCTGCTGGCCGTGCCGCTGGCGGTGCTGGCGGCCGTGCGCCGCAACACCTGGGTGGACGCCGTGATCCGCGCGGTGTTCCAGGTGGGCCTGTCGCTGCCGGTGTTCTATGTGGCGCTGCAACTGCTGACGCTGCTTGGCGCGCGGCTGGGGTGGTTTCCCATCGGCGGCTACGGCGTGACCTTCGGCGACCACCTGTACCACCTGTTCCTGCCGGCCCTCACGCTGGGCCTGAACCTCGCGGCAGTGCTGGTGCGCACGCTGCGCGCCTCGGTGATCGAGGTGCTGACTGCCGAGTACGTGGAATTCGCGCGGGCCAAGGGCATGGCGACCCGCGTGATCATGCTGCGGCACGTGCTGCGCAACGCCCTGATCTCCACCGTCACGCTGCTGGGCCTGAACATCGGCGCGCTGATCGGCGGAGCGGTGATCACCGAGACCGTGTTCGCCATTCCCGGCGTCGGCCGCCTGATGGTGGACGCCATCTTCGGCCGCGACTACCCCGTCATCCAGGGCCTGACCCTGACCTTCGCCGTGCTGGTGTCGCTGGTGTTCCTGGCCACCGACCTCCTGCACGCCCGCCTCGACCCCCGCACGGAGCTGAGCTGA
- a CDS encoding ABC transporter substrate-binding protein yields MKRLSRATLAIAAALSVSHSLAVTRGGTLVYGRYADSLFLDPVLNDANLDIWILTNLYDTLLQPTADGKGVQPGLASRYSASADGKTFTLTLRPGLKFADGSALTSADVKWSLDRARKPDNGAWSSSLASIDSITASGSTVTLKLKQPDPTLAAALATFNAAIMPQKLFTAAAGATDADKAKAFAEKPIGSGPFVLSEWKKGSYMVLKRNPYYWQKGTDGKALPYLDSVRFEIIPDDNTRILKLQAGEIQGAEFIPLSRVSELKANPNVNMTLFPSTKVNSILMNNRPTLKSGAANPLSDVNVRQALNYATNKDALIQVVTYGTGKAMTSYMSSTTPLFDTTQKGFPYDLAKAKSLLAKSKYAGGFEVSVLATSGSADDLALLTALQQMWAAIGVRLKIEQVDAATKTARYRANDFQMRTAAWTNDINDPSQITTYYAVYDNVESVHTGFKSAEIDKLFAQSQQELSRVKRASDYRRIQTLYANAAPIIYLYETPYPVALSKKVGGFVQIPLGNNIFSGAWLDK; encoded by the coding sequence ATGAAACGACTGTCACGTGCCACGCTCGCCATCGCCGCCGCGCTCAGTGTGTCCCACTCACTCGCCGTCACCCGGGGCGGCACCCTGGTCTACGGCCGCTACGCCGACTCGCTGTTCCTCGACCCCGTCCTGAACGACGCCAACCTCGACATCTGGATCCTGACCAACCTGTACGACACGCTGCTGCAGCCCACCGCCGACGGCAAGGGCGTGCAGCCGGGCCTGGCCAGCCGCTACTCCGCCTCGGCGGACGGCAAGACCTTCACCCTGACGCTGCGCCCCGGCCTGAAGTTCGCCGACGGCAGTGCCCTGACGTCCGCGGACGTGAAGTGGTCGCTCGACCGCGCCCGCAAGCCCGACAACGGCGCGTGGAGCAGCTCGCTCGCCAGCATCGACTCGATCACGGCCAGCGGCAGCACCGTGACCCTCAAGCTCAAGCAGCCGGACCCCACGCTGGCCGCCGCGCTCGCCACCTTCAACGCCGCGATCATGCCGCAGAAGCTGTTCACCGCCGCGGCCGGCGCGACCGACGCCGACAAGGCCAAGGCCTTCGCGGAAAAGCCCATCGGCTCCGGCCCCTTCGTGCTCAGCGAGTGGAAGAAGGGCTCGTACATGGTGCTCAAGCGCAACCCCTACTACTGGCAGAAGGGCACGGACGGCAAGGCGCTGCCCTACCTGGACAGCGTGCGCTTCGAGATCATCCCGGACGACAACACCCGCATCCTCAAGCTGCAGGCCGGTGAAATCCAGGGCGCCGAGTTCATTCCGCTCAGCCGCGTGTCGGAACTCAAGGCCAACCCGAACGTCAACATGACCCTGTTCCCCTCGACCAAGGTGAACAGCATCCTGATGAACAACCGCCCGACCCTCAAGAGCGGCGCGGCCAACCCCCTGAGCGACGTGAACGTCCGGCAGGCCCTGAACTACGCCACCAACAAGGACGCGCTGATCCAGGTCGTGACCTACGGAACCGGCAAGGCCATGACGTCGTACATGTCCTCGACCACGCCGCTGTTCGACACCACCCAGAAGGGCTTCCCGTACGACCTCGCCAAGGCCAAGTCGCTGCTGGCCAAGAGCAAGTACGCCGGCGGCTTCGAGGTCAGCGTGCTCGCCACCTCCGGCAGCGCGGACGATCTGGCGCTCTTGACCGCGCTGCAGCAGATGTGGGCCGCCATCGGCGTGCGGCTCAAGATCGAGCAGGTGGACGCCGCCACCAAGACCGCCCGCTACCGCGCGAACGACTTCCAGATGCGTACGGCCGCGTGGACCAACGACATCAACGACCCCTCGCAGATCACCACGTACTACGCGGTGTACGACAACGTGGAGTCGGTACACACCGGCTTCAAGAGCGCCGAGATCGACAAGCTGTTCGCGCAGAGCCAGCAGGAACTGTCGCGCGTGAAGCGGGCGTCGGACTACCGCCGCATCCAGACGCTGTACGCCAACGCCGCGCCGATCATCTACCTGTACGAGACTCCGTACCCGGTGGCGCTGTCGAAGAAGGTCGGGGGCTTCGTGCAGATCCCGCTGGGCAACAACATCTTCTCCGGAGCGTGGCTCGACAAATAA
- a CDS encoding 3-dehydroquinate synthase produces the protein MTRTIMQVVPVTFTYPVHFTNRLFDPAHPLLQHTLAGADRAKVLCVVDDGVLAAHPQLATQIGAYFAAHPELHLVAPPLPVPGGERCKRDPGHVERVRAAINAHGIDRHAYVLAVGGGAVLDMVGYAAATAHRGVRLVRVPTTVLSQNDSAVGVKNSVNAFGKKNWLGTFAPPYSVLNDRSFLTTLEDRDWLGGLSEALKVALLRDAAFFGWLEANAPVLAARDLGAMDHAVYRCAELHLAHIATGGDPFEQGSSRPLDFGHWAAHKLESLSGYELRHGEAVAVGIALDCTYAALSGLLPEEDWRRIVNVLLALGLAVYVPELGDDRQDAADPTSVLSGLNEFREHLGGRLTIALLSGIGRPLDVHDMNHDTLRRAVTVLRDVQAGVPTTPLQGDPWLPTPTPAC, from the coding sequence ATGACGCGGACGATCATGCAGGTCGTTCCCGTCACGTTCACATACCCGGTGCACTTCACCAACCGTCTCTTCGATCCGGCCCACCCGCTGCTGCAGCACACGCTGGCCGGCGCTGACCGCGCGAAGGTGCTGTGCGTGGTGGACGACGGTGTGCTCGCCGCCCACCCGCAGCTGGCCACGCAGATCGGCGCGTACTTCGCCGCCCACCCGGAGCTGCACCTCGTCGCGCCGCCGCTGCCGGTGCCCGGCGGCGAGCGCTGCAAACGCGACCCTGGGCACGTCGAGCGTGTGCGGGCGGCCATCAACGCGCACGGTATCGACCGCCACGCCTACGTCCTGGCGGTGGGGGGCGGCGCGGTGCTCGACATGGTGGGCTACGCGGCCGCCACCGCGCACCGGGGCGTGCGCCTCGTGCGCGTGCCGACCACGGTGCTGTCGCAGAATGACTCGGCGGTCGGCGTGAAGAACAGCGTGAACGCCTTCGGCAAGAAGAACTGGCTGGGCACCTTCGCGCCGCCGTACTCGGTGCTGAACGACCGCTCGTTCCTGACCACCCTGGAGGACCGCGACTGGCTGGGCGGCCTGAGCGAGGCGCTGAAGGTCGCGCTGCTGCGCGACGCCGCGTTCTTCGGGTGGCTGGAGGCGAACGCCCCGGTCCTCGCCGCCCGCGACCTGGGCGCGATGGACCACGCCGTGTACCGCTGCGCCGAACTGCACCTCGCGCACATCGCCACCGGCGGCGATCCCTTCGAGCAGGGGTCGTCGCGCCCGCTGGACTTCGGCCACTGGGCTGCGCACAAGCTCGAGAGCCTGAGCGGCTACGAACTCCGGCATGGCGAGGCCGTCGCGGTCGGGATCGCGCTGGACTGCACGTACGCCGCGCTCTCGGGTCTGCTGCCCGAGGAGGACTGGCGGCGCATCGTGAACGTGCTGCTCGCGCTGGGCCTCGCGGTCTACGTGCCGGAGCTGGGGGACGACCGGCAGGACGCCGCCGATCCCACGTCCGTCCTGAGCGGCCTGAACGAGTTCCGTGAGCACCTCGGCGGGCGCCTGACCATCGCGCTGCTGAGCGGCATCGGGCGGCCCCTGGACGTCCACGACATGAACCACGACACCCTGCGCCGCGCTGTCACGGTCCTGCGGGACGTACAGGCCGGCGTACCTACCACGCCCCTGCAAGGAGACCCATGGCTGCCCACGCCGACACCTGCCTGCTGA
- a CDS encoding TatD family hydrolase: MNYIDMHAHMVSRTTDDYHAMALSGCLAVTEPAFWSGRDRLGPEAFADYFDHLTTFEPARAREYGIAHYAWLCLNPKEGEDRDLTRQVLKIIPEFLHRDTVLGIGEIGLNRVTRNELATFLDHVELALEHHQLIHIHTPHLEDKYKGTRVMVEALAKDPRIEPGRVMIDHAEEHTAGLILEHGFWTGVTLYPKTKASPARAIDMIEVYGAERVIVASACDWGPSQPLAVPEFILEARRRGHDEETISKIVLDNPERFLGQSPKFVPPRRERAAARV, from the coding sequence GTGAACTACATCGACATGCACGCTCATATGGTCTCGCGCACCACCGACGACTACCACGCCATGGCCCTGAGCGGCTGCCTGGCCGTCACGGAACCCGCGTTCTGGTCGGGCCGCGACCGCCTGGGCCCGGAGGCCTTCGCGGACTACTTCGACCACCTCACGACCTTCGAGCCTGCGCGTGCGCGCGAGTACGGCATCGCGCACTACGCGTGGCTGTGCCTGAACCCCAAGGAGGGCGAGGACCGCGACCTGACGCGGCAGGTGCTGAAGATCATCCCCGAGTTCCTGCACCGGGACACGGTGCTCGGCATCGGTGAGATCGGCCTGAACCGCGTCACGCGCAACGAGCTGGCGACCTTCCTCGATCACGTGGAACTTGCGCTGGAGCACCACCAGCTCATCCACATCCACACGCCGCACCTGGAGGACAAGTACAAGGGCACGCGCGTGATGGTCGAGGCGCTGGCGAAGGACCCGCGGATCGAGCCGGGCCGCGTGATGATCGACCACGCCGAGGAGCACACCGCCGGGCTGATTCTGGAGCACGGCTTCTGGACCGGCGTGACCCTGTACCCCAAGACAAAGGCGTCCCCGGCCCGGGCCATCGACATGATCGAGGTGTACGGCGCCGAGCGCGTGATCGTCGCTTCCGCGTGCGACTGGGGTCCCAGCCAGCCGCTCGCCGTGCCGGAGTTCATCCTGGAGGCCCGCCGCCGCGGCCACGATGAAGAGACCATCAGTAAGATCGTGCTGGACAATCCCGAGCGCTTCCTGGGCCAGTCCCCGAAGTTCGTGCCGCCCCGCCGCGAGCGGGCCGCGGCCCGGGTGTAG
- the eboE gene encoding metabolite traffic protein EboE: MLVHGAQLTYCTNIHPAEGLDGVRRSVETYTVPLKARLSPDAPFGVGLRVSGVESSELLEGTALEDFRAFLDGHGLYVFTLNGFPYGPFHGQAVKAQVHAPDWRHPERVAYTLRLIRILAALLPDGMEGSISTSPLSYAAWVDAADPETWATLTDHVVEVVEALVRLRLERGVFIHLDMEPEPDGLLQCSADLAAFYREHLLTRGAQGLATRLGGSLDEARAHLRDHFQVCFDVCHVAVMYEEPAAALAVYADAGMRVGKIQLSSALRLVLPDEAVGRDALGAALAPFAEGTYLHQVIARTRAGTLRQYPDLPPALAELHDPDVTEWRVHFHVPVFLEQAGAFGSTQAAIRATLDALRSDLADRHLEVETYTWDVLPESLKRPLVESIARELEWVRDVL; encoded by the coding sequence GTGCTCGTTCACGGCGCGCAGCTCACGTACTGCACGAACATCCACCCCGCCGAGGGCCTGGACGGCGTGCGGCGCAGCGTGGAGACGTATACCGTGCCCCTGAAGGCGCGGCTCTCGCCGGACGCGCCCTTCGGCGTGGGCCTGCGCGTCTCCGGCGTGGAGAGCTCGGAACTGCTGGAGGGCACGGCACTTGAGGACTTCCGGGCCTTCCTGGACGGGCACGGCCTGTACGTGTTCACGCTCAACGGCTTTCCCTACGGCCCCTTCCACGGGCAGGCCGTCAAGGCGCAGGTGCACGCGCCGGACTGGCGGCACCCGGAGCGCGTGGCGTACACCCTTCGCCTGATCCGCATCCTGGCGGCGCTGCTGCCGGACGGCATGGAGGGCAGCATCAGCACCAGTCCCCTCAGTTACGCCGCGTGGGTGGACGCCGCCGATCCGGAGACGTGGGCGACCCTGACGGATCACGTGGTGGAGGTCGTGGAGGCGCTCGTGCGGCTGCGGCTGGAGCGCGGTGTCTTCATCCACCTCGACATGGAGCCCGAACCGGACGGCCTGCTGCAGTGCAGCGCCGATCTCGCCGCGTTCTACCGGGAGCACCTGCTCACGCGCGGGGCCCAGGGCCTCGCCACGCGGCTGGGCGGATCGCTGGACGAGGCCCGCGCGCACCTGCGCGACCACTTCCAGGTGTGCTTCGACGTGTGCCACGTGGCCGTGATGTACGAGGAGCCGGCGGCAGCGCTGGCCGTGTACGCGGACGCCGGGATGCGCGTGGGCAAGATCCAGCTCAGCTCCGCGCTGCGCCTCGTGCTGCCGGACGAAGCGGTGGGCCGGGACGCGCTGGGCGCGGCGCTCGCACCCTTCGCGGAGGGCACGTACCTGCACCAGGTGATCGCCCGCACGCGCGCCGGCACCCTGCGCCAGTACCCGGACCTGCCGCCCGCGCTGGCCGAGCTGCACGACCCGGACGTGACCGAGTGGCGCGTGCACTTCCACGTGCCGGTGTTCCTGGAGCAGGCCGGGGCCTTCGGCTCCACCCAGGCCGCCATCCGCGCGACCCTGGACGCGCTGCGCAGCGACCTGGCGGACCGGCACCTGGAGGTCGAGACCTACACCTGGGACGTGCTGCCGGAGAGTCTCAAGCGTCCGCTGGTGGAGTCCATCGCGCGGGAACTGGAGTGGGTGCGGGATGTCCTCTAG
- a CDS encoding UbiA family prenyltransferase — translation MSSSAAVRAAGRWRGHLSLARISNAPTVVTNALAGTALAGGNAGTALTASVAMVLFYTAGMYLNDLLDVEIDRRERPERPLPSGVIPLPEAWAVTALLFAVGGGLLLLAGGRAPLGGLILTALIVLYDAWHKTNPLSPVVMGATRALVYVTAALALTPTPGAPVIVWALLLAAYTAGLTYVAKTEGRPVKPQSWPARYWPVALVAAPVLYVVVGGIAWPVWLAALVLAAWIIHCLGFVYGPQRAIGGAVGRMIAGMCLLDAAALASAGAYTWLPAAYAAFVLTLWAQRHIKGT, via the coding sequence ATGTCCTCTAGCGCTGCGGTGCGGGCTGCCGGCCGCTGGCGGGGGCACCTGTCGCTGGCGCGCATCTCGAACGCCCCGACCGTCGTGACAAACGCCCTGGCCGGCACCGCCCTGGCCGGCGGAAACGCGGGCACCGCACTGACCGCCTCGGTGGCGATGGTGCTGTTCTACACCGCCGGCATGTACCTCAACGATCTGCTCGACGTGGAGATCGACCGCCGCGAGCGGCCCGAGCGGCCCCTGCCGTCCGGCGTGATCCCCCTGCCCGAGGCGTGGGCGGTGACGGCGCTGCTGTTCGCGGTGGGCGGCGGCCTGCTGCTGCTCGCCGGGGGCCGCGCGCCACTGGGCGGGCTGATCCTCACTGCGCTGATCGTGCTGTACGACGCGTGGCACAAGACCAATCCCCTGAGTCCGGTCGTGATGGGCGCCACGCGCGCCCTGGTGTACGTGACCGCCGCGCTGGCCCTGACGCCCACGCCCGGCGCGCCCGTGATCGTGTGGGCGCTGCTGCTCGCCGCGTACACCGCCGGCCTCACGTACGTTGCCAAGACCGAGGGCCGGCCCGTGAAGCCGCAGTCGTGGCCGGCGCGGTACTGGCCGGTCGCGCTGGTCGCGGCGCCCGTGCTGTACGTCGTGGTGGGCGGCATCGCGTGGCCCGTGTGGCTCGCGGCCCTCGTTCTGGCCGCGTGGATCATCCACTGCCTGGGCTTCGTGTACGGCCCGCAGCGCGCCATCGGCGGGGCCGTCGGGCGGATGATCGCGGGCATGTGCCTGCTGGACGCCGCGGCGCTCGCCTCCGCCGGCGCGTACACGTGGCTGCCCGCCGCGTACGCCGCCTTCGTGCTGACCCTCTGGGCCCAGCGGCACATCAAAGGAACGTAA
- a CDS encoding alkaline phosphatase family protein — MPTPHPPTSGTPRVAVVNVVGLTPDLLPHLPRLRAFAERGAVTPVAPMLPAVTCSVQATYLTGEWPSTHGIVGNGWYFKDECEIKFWRQSNHLIQSPKLWDALRAHDPSATIANVCWWYNMYSSADYTVTPRPMYPADGRKLPDCYTQPMELRDDLQAKLGTFPLFSYWGPNANITSSAWIAEAAKYIDAKYAPTLNLVYLPHLDYGLQQHGPDPAALTTQLAEIDGVAGDLIEYYERRGVQVMVVSEYGIERAWRPVHINRALREAGLISVRREVGHELLDAGTSAAFAVADHQVAHVYVNDPTRAAEVRALLEALPGVAEVLDEGGKRRHHLDHDRAGDFVVIAESGAWFTYYYWLDDAVAPDYARTVDIHRKPGYDPVELFMDPHSPAKLNAGVALLKKKLGFRYLLNVIGLDASLVQGAHGRVGGDPAEGPLLITDRPELLPRRPLVATDVYTAILAHLGVQVPQPV, encoded by the coding sequence ATGCCCACTCCACACCCGCCCACCTCAGGAACGCCCCGCGTGGCCGTCGTGAACGTCGTCGGCCTGACGCCCGACCTGCTGCCGCACCTGCCGCGCCTGCGTGCCTTCGCCGAGCGGGGCGCCGTCACCCCGGTGGCGCCCATGCTCCCGGCCGTCACATGCTCCGTGCAGGCCACCTACCTCACCGGCGAGTGGCCGAGCACCCACGGCATCGTCGGGAACGGCTGGTACTTCAAGGACGAGTGCGAGATCAAGTTCTGGCGGCAGTCCAACCACCTGATCCAGAGCCCCAAGCTGTGGGACGCGCTGCGCGCCCACGACCCCAGCGCGACCATCGCGAACGTGTGCTGGTGGTACAACATGTACTCCAGCGCCGACTACACCGTCACGCCGCGCCCCATGTACCCCGCCGACGGCCGCAAGCTGCCCGACTGTTACACCCAGCCGATGGAGCTGCGCGACGACCTCCAGGCGAAACTCGGCACCTTCCCGCTGTTCAGCTACTGGGGCCCGAACGCGAACATCACGTCCAGCGCGTGGATCGCCGAGGCGGCCAAATACATCGACGCGAAGTACGCGCCCACCCTGAACCTCGTGTACCTGCCGCACCTGGACTATGGCCTCCAGCAGCACGGGCCGGACCCCGCCGCCCTGACGACGCAGCTCGCCGAGATCGACGGCGTGGCCGGCGACCTGATCGAGTACTACGAGCGCCGGGGCGTGCAGGTCATGGTGGTCTCGGAGTACGGCATCGAGCGCGCGTGGCGGCCCGTACACATCAACCGCGCGCTGCGGGAGGCCGGACTGATCTCGGTTCGGCGCGAGGTCGGCCACGAACTGCTGGATGCGGGCACCAGCGCCGCCTTCGCTGTGGCCGACCACCAGGTCGCGCACGTGTACGTGAACGACCCCACCCGCGCCGCCGAGGTGAGGGCCCTGCTCGAAGCCCTGCCCGGCGTGGCCGAGGTGCTGGACGAAGGGGGCAAGCGCCGCCACCACCTCGACCACGACCGCGCGGGCGACTTCGTGGTGATCGCGGAAAGCGGCGCGTGGTTCACGTACTACTACTGGCTGGACGACGCCGTGGCCCCCGATTACGCCCGCACCGTGGACATCCACCGCAAGCCCGGCTACGACCCGGTGGAACTGTTCATGGACCCGCACAGCCCCGCCAAGCTGAACGCGGGCGTGGCCCTGCTGAAGAAGAAGCTGGGCTTCCGCTACCTGCTGAACGTGATCGGCCTGGACGCCTCGCTGGTGCAGGGCGCGCACGGCCGCGTGGGGGGCGACCCCGCCGAGGGGCCGCTGCTGATCACAGACCGCCCGGAACTGCTGCCGCGCCGGCCCCTGGTCGCGACCGACGTGTACACGGCCATCCTCGCGCATCTGGGCGTGCAGGTGCCGCAGCCCGTGTGA